One part of the Nocardioides zeae genome encodes these proteins:
- a CDS encoding 2-keto-4-pentenoate hydratase, whose translation MSAHDTAVELVASRLDEAQRSATPVRPQEDWPHLSLDQAYAAQARLVERRRERGEQEVGLKLGFTSEAKMRQMGIDELIIGVLTDGMQVPDGGSVDLAAFVHPRVEPEVAFRFGRDLDLADPALQVADLRAALTGVAAGIELIDSRYEGFSFDLPRVVADNTSAAAFTIGPWVDPAGVELGDLPVTLTIAGEVAAAGTTAAILGHPLSTLPHLLALGRRLGLSLPAGSVVLAGAATAAVPLLTGDVVVRVAGLGEAHLTGIAGGEVAP comes from the coding sequence GTGAGCGCCCACGACACGGCCGTCGAGCTCGTCGCCTCCCGCCTCGACGAGGCCCAGCGCAGCGCGACCCCCGTGCGACCGCAGGAGGACTGGCCACACCTGTCCCTCGACCAGGCGTACGCCGCCCAGGCCCGCCTCGTCGAGCGCCGGCGGGAGCGGGGGGAGCAGGAGGTCGGGCTGAAGCTGGGCTTCACCAGCGAGGCCAAGATGCGCCAGATGGGCATCGACGAGCTCATCATCGGCGTCCTCACGGACGGCATGCAGGTGCCGGACGGCGGATCGGTCGACCTCGCCGCGTTCGTCCACCCCCGGGTCGAGCCCGAGGTGGCGTTCCGGTTCGGACGTGACCTCGACCTGGCCGACCCCGCCCTGCAGGTCGCCGACCTGCGGGCCGCGCTGACCGGCGTGGCCGCCGGCATCGAGCTGATCGATTCCCGCTACGAGGGCTTCAGCTTCGACCTGCCGCGCGTGGTGGCCGACAACACCTCCGCCGCCGCGTTCACCATCGGTCCGTGGGTCGACCCCGCCGGCGTGGAGCTCGGCGACCTGCCCGTCACCCTCACCATCGCCGGCGAGGTGGCGGCCGCGGGCACCACGGCGGCCATCCTCGGCCACCCGCTCTCCACGCTGCCGCACCTGCTCGCGCTCGGCCGGCGGCTCGGGCTGTCCCTCCCGGCGGGCTCGGTGGTGCTCGCGGGCGCCGCCACGGCCGCGGTGCCGCTGCTCACCGGCGACGTCGTCGTCCGCGTGGCCGGGCTCGGCGAGGCGCACCTCACCGGCATCGCCGGCGGGGAGGTGGCCCCGTGA
- a CDS encoding RidA family protein has translation MTRSFMVSGKARPRGRFPHAKRAGDLVYVSGTSSRRPDNTFVGVEVDELGTTALDIRAQTAAVLDNIGDILADVGGSLADLVQVTAYLVNMNDFGGYNEVYAGYFDESGPTRTTVAVHQLPHPHLLIEIQAVAYLPEPPTTKEHA, from the coding sequence GTGACCCGGTCCTTCATGGTCAGCGGCAAGGCCCGCCCCCGCGGGCGGTTCCCGCACGCCAAGCGCGCCGGTGACCTCGTCTACGTCTCGGGCACGAGCAGCCGCCGGCCCGACAACACCTTCGTGGGCGTCGAGGTCGACGAGCTCGGCACCACCGCGCTCGACATCCGCGCCCAGACCGCGGCCGTGCTCGACAACATCGGCGACATCCTCGCCGACGTCGGCGGCAGCCTCGCCGACCTCGTCCAGGTGACCGCCTACCTGGTCAACATGAACGACTTCGGTGGCTACAACGAGGTCTACGCCGGCTACTTCGACGAGTCCGGCCCCACCCGCACGACGGTCGCGGTGCACCAGCTGCCGCACCCCCACCTGCTGATCGAGATCCAGGCCGTGGCGTACCTGCCCGAGCCCCCCACGACGAAGGAGCACGCATGA
- a CDS encoding 3-hydroxyanthranilate 3,4-dioxygenase produces the protein MSPTLPAGVTQPLNFQAWIAEHEHLLQPPVNNQAIFTGDDFIVQVVGGPNQRTDFHVDPYEEWFHQVKGDMHVNVMTPDGEVTVHIREGETWLLPGFLPHSPQRPEAGSIGVVIERIREEGTLEKFQWYCPGCSALVHEVELQVRDIVEDLPPVFVAFYEDEAARTCDACGTLHPGKG, from the coding sequence ATGAGCCCGACCCTGCCCGCCGGAGTGACCCAGCCGCTGAACTTCCAGGCCTGGATCGCCGAGCACGAGCACCTGCTCCAGCCGCCGGTGAACAACCAGGCGATCTTCACCGGCGACGACTTCATCGTGCAGGTCGTGGGCGGCCCCAACCAGCGCACCGACTTCCACGTCGACCCCTACGAGGAGTGGTTCCACCAGGTGAAGGGCGACATGCACGTCAACGTGATGACGCCCGACGGCGAGGTCACCGTGCACATCCGCGAGGGCGAGACCTGGCTGCTGCCCGGGTTCCTGCCGCACTCGCCGCAGCGCCCCGAGGCCGGCTCCATCGGCGTCGTCATCGAGCGGATCCGCGAGGAGGGCACCCTCGAGAAGTTCCAGTGGTACTGCCCCGGATGCTCCGCCCTCGTCCACGAGGTCGAGCTGCAGGTGCGGGACATCGTCGAGGACCTCCCGCCCGTCTTCGTGGCCTTCTACGAGGACGAGGCCGCCCGCACCTGCGACGCCTGCGGGACCCTGCACCCCGGCAAGGGCTGA
- a CDS encoding amidohydrolase family protein produces MTADAATLPAVDVHSHYVPRGWPTLPGPEPRLWLDVRTADEATMMIGSREFRKVDSTAWSAERRLADMDADGVDLQVVSPTPVFFSYDRAPDEAAAIARVFNDLALEITAASPRLVPFCQVPLQDPDAACAELERSLAAGHVGVEIGNHVGDRDLDDAGVVTFLEHCAALDVPVFVHPWDLPGGPRLERWMAQWLAGMPAETHLSILALVLGGVFDRVSPDLRICFAHGGGSFAHWLGRMDNAWHQRHDVIGTSEHPPSHYVDRFSVDSVVFEEAPLRLLVDTLGADRVMVGSDYPYPLGERPAGAVVRRAPFLDDASRCLLLRENALAWLGPRARTDAPR; encoded by the coding sequence GTGACCGCTGACGCTGCGACGCTCCCCGCCGTCGACGTCCACTCCCACTACGTGCCGCGCGGGTGGCCGACGCTGCCCGGTCCGGAGCCCCGGCTCTGGCTGGACGTCCGGACCGCCGACGAGGCCACGATGATGATCGGGTCGCGCGAGTTCCGGAAGGTCGACTCCACCGCGTGGTCGGCCGAGCGGCGCCTCGCCGACATGGACGCCGACGGCGTCGACCTCCAGGTGGTGTCGCCGACGCCGGTCTTCTTCTCCTACGACCGGGCGCCCGACGAGGCCGCCGCCATCGCCCGGGTCTTCAACGACCTGGCCCTCGAGATCACCGCGGCCTCGCCGCGGCTGGTCCCGTTCTGCCAGGTGCCGCTGCAGGACCCGGACGCCGCGTGCGCCGAGCTCGAGCGGAGCCTGGCGGCCGGCCACGTCGGTGTCGAGATCGGCAACCACGTGGGGGACCGCGACCTCGACGACGCGGGGGTCGTCACCTTCCTGGAGCACTGCGCCGCGCTCGACGTGCCCGTCTTCGTGCACCCGTGGGACCTGCCGGGAGGACCGCGCCTGGAGCGCTGGATGGCACAGTGGCTCGCCGGCATGCCGGCCGAGACCCACCTCTCGATCCTGGCCCTGGTGCTCGGCGGCGTCTTCGACCGGGTGTCGCCCGACCTGCGCATCTGCTTCGCGCACGGCGGGGGGTCGTTCGCGCACTGGCTCGGCCGCATGGACAACGCCTGGCACCAGCGCCACGACGTCATCGGCACCAGCGAGCACCCCCCGTCGCACTACGTCGACCGGTTCTCGGTCGACTCCGTCGTGTTCGAGGAGGCCCCGCTGCGGCTGCTCGTCGACACGCTGGGTGCGGACCGGGTCATGGTGGGCAGCGACTACCCCTACCCGCTGGGGGAGCGCCCCGCCGGGGCCGTCGTACGGCGCGCGCCGTTCCTCGACGACGCGTCGCGCTGCCTGCTCCTGCGCGAGAACGCGCTCGCCTGGCTCGGCCCCCGCGCGCGGACGGACGCCCCGCGGTGA
- a CDS encoding NAD(P)H-quinone oxidoreductase, whose product MTADVRRGSVATTMRVVRVPAGGTDAPLRCEPASVPVPGHGQVLVRTAAIGVNRADVMQRAGTYPLPPGSTDVPGLEASGTVVATGPGIDAPAVGAQVCALLPGGGYAEVVAVRADHTLPVPDGVGLEDAAGLVEVAATVWSNLLTARTAAGLVPDVPPTGSWVLVHGGSGGVGSMAVQLAAALGMRVVTTVGSAVKADFALALGAELVVDHTREDFREVLAAHGIRPVRILDVVGAAYLARNLDVLARGGRLAVVAHQSGPVVDLDLRTLLRGDVTVEGSGLRARSEGEKARILAQLREHVWPLLEQRLVRPVTHARIALDDADRALDLVARGQHLGKVLLVP is encoded by the coding sequence GTGACGGCCGACGTGCGCCGTGGTTCCGTGGCGACGACGATGCGCGTCGTACGGGTGCCTGCCGGGGGGACGGACGCACCGCTGCGGTGCGAGCCGGCGTCCGTGCCGGTGCCGGGCCACGGCCAGGTGCTCGTGCGCACCGCGGCGATCGGCGTCAACCGGGCCGACGTGATGCAGCGGGCCGGCACCTACCCGCTGCCCCCGGGATCGACCGACGTCCCGGGCCTCGAGGCCTCCGGCACCGTCGTCGCGACCGGCCCGGGCATCGACGCCCCGGCCGTCGGGGCGCAGGTGTGCGCGCTGCTGCCGGGGGGCGGGTACGCCGAGGTGGTCGCCGTCCGCGCCGACCACACGCTGCCCGTGCCCGACGGGGTCGGGCTGGAGGACGCGGCCGGCCTCGTCGAGGTGGCGGCGACCGTCTGGTCGAACCTGCTGACGGCGCGCACCGCGGCCGGGCTGGTCCCCGACGTACCGCCCACCGGCAGCTGGGTGCTCGTGCACGGCGGCAGCGGCGGCGTGGGCTCCATGGCCGTCCAGCTCGCTGCGGCCCTGGGGATGCGCGTGGTCACGACGGTCGGGTCGGCGGTGAAGGCGGACTTCGCCCTCGCGCTCGGGGCCGAGCTGGTCGTCGACCACACCCGGGAGGACTTCCGGGAGGTGCTCGCCGCCCACGGGATCCGGCCGGTGCGGATCCTCGACGTCGTCGGGGCCGCCTACCTCGCGCGGAACCTCGACGTGCTGGCGCGGGGCGGACGGCTCGCCGTCGTCGCCCACCAGAGCGGACCCGTGGTCGACCTCGACCTGCGGACCCTGCTCCGCGGTGACGTGACGGTCGAGGGCAGCGGTCTGCGCGCACGGTCCGAGGGGGAGAAGGCCCGCATCCTCGCCCAGCTGCGGGAGCACGTGTGGCCGCTGCTGGAGCAGCGGCTGGTCCGCCCGGTCACCCACGCCCGGATCGCCCTCGACGACGCCGACCGCGCGCTCGACCTGGTCGCGCGGGGACAGCACCTCGGCAAGGTGCTGCTGGTGCCGTGA
- a CDS encoding aspartate/glutamate racemase family protein: MNDSRPVRIMYQSFTDPAHHQPYLSRLADHLAEIAGPGVTYEVRGISPADTQLGRLSELRCGVQSVAGIVQAEREGFDGVLVGHFQDACLYEARTAVDIPVVGHGEASMMQACMLGGRVGIITLDTVYLSWHREQVRRYGLQDRVVDVRALQLSPDAAVAANDDPAAYASIRRTFVALAEAMVAESEVDVVMAAGGLFALLSAHDVIEVPGALVANPTLLAVRQAEVAVSLARALGTPVSRGGPFARATPRAVQELMELMGDRR; this comes from the coding sequence ATGAACGACAGCCGGCCCGTCCGGATCATGTACCAGAGCTTCACCGACCCCGCCCACCACCAGCCCTACCTGAGCCGCCTCGCGGACCACCTCGCCGAGATCGCCGGCCCCGGGGTCACCTACGAGGTGCGCGGCATCTCGCCGGCCGACACCCAGCTGGGCCGCCTCAGCGAGCTCCGCTGCGGCGTGCAGTCGGTGGCGGGGATCGTCCAGGCCGAGCGGGAGGGCTTCGACGGCGTCCTCGTCGGCCACTTCCAGGACGCCTGCCTCTACGAGGCGCGCACCGCGGTCGACATCCCCGTCGTGGGCCACGGCGAGGCGAGCATGATGCAGGCCTGCATGCTCGGCGGACGGGTCGGCATCATCACGCTCGACACCGTCTACCTGTCGTGGCACCGCGAGCAGGTCCGTCGCTACGGGCTGCAGGACCGGGTGGTCGACGTGCGCGCGTTGCAGCTCAGCCCGGACGCGGCGGTGGCCGCCAACGACGACCCCGCGGCGTACGCGTCGATCCGGAGGACCTTCGTGGCGCTCGCCGAGGCGATGGTCGCCGAGAGCGAGGTCGATGTCGTCATGGCCGCCGGCGGCCTCTTCGCGCTGCTGAGCGCGCACGACGTGATCGAGGTGCCGGGCGCCCTGGTCGCGAACCCGACGCTGCTGGCGGTGCGACAGGCCGAGGTGGCCGTGTCGCTGGCCCGCGCGCTCGGGACCCCCGTGTCGCGGGGCGGACCCTTCGCCCGCGCGACCCCCCGTGCCGTGCAGGAACTGATGGAGCTGATGGGAGACCGACGATGA
- a CDS encoding Ohr family peroxiredoxin → MSTMSYTATARAEGDGRNGHVRTADGLVDLDLGIPSEIGGAGGAVSNPEMLFAAGYAGCFLSALHSVARAQRVKIPGADVEALVTIAAGEAGFGLSVELVATLPGVSDEAAEQLLAAAHAKCPYSRAVTGNIPVELRRG, encoded by the coding sequence ATGAGCACGATGAGCTACACCGCCACGGCGCGCGCCGAGGGCGACGGTCGGAACGGCCACGTCCGCACCGCGGACGGACTGGTGGACCTCGACCTGGGGATCCCCAGCGAGATCGGCGGCGCCGGGGGAGCGGTCAGCAACCCCGAGATGCTCTTCGCCGCGGGCTACGCCGGGTGCTTCCTCTCCGCGCTCCACTCGGTGGCGCGGGCCCAACGGGTCAAGATCCCCGGCGCGGACGTCGAGGCCCTCGTCACCATCGCGGCGGGGGAGGCCGGCTTCGGGCTCTCCGTCGAGCTGGTGGCGACGCTGCCGGGCGTGAGCGACGAGGCGGCCGAGCAGCTGCTCGCCGCGGCTCACGCGAAGTGCCCCTACTCGCGCGCGGTGACCGGCAACATCCCGGTGGAGCTGCGGCGCGGCTGA
- a CDS encoding helix-turn-helix transcriptional regulator, with protein MSNDPINRTSPEEDLLGVLASAAPLARRAGGLLDLLGREVPFDAAWLALCDPRSREYAGVASVGLDDEAVAFLDDPATTRDMAVAGFDRDRPPQSLAELPVAPRDLPTWDRCLGPAGFHECLGVPLFAPGRLHVGHLTLLYRSGEPPPEVARERLGTLAPAIARGLSPVLSLAVGARIAHGAAAGVVLLRDGSVCALPGLGGHLLLEPVSSVVQLARRALGRGDVFRSFLWPSDGSRGGASSYVRLTVLAATDAPPFVVGTVLVTLEADCQGLTARELEVLGLLVEGLSNHEIADRLVVAQRTVAAHVEHVLHKLDVPTRTLAALRAEREGCYVPAAPPRPAPPATPVRR; from the coding sequence ATGTCGAACGACCCGATCAACCGGACGTCACCGGAGGAGGACCTGCTCGGGGTGCTCGCCTCGGCGGCACCCCTGGCCCGGCGTGCCGGCGGGCTCCTCGACCTGCTGGGGCGCGAGGTGCCGTTCGACGCCGCCTGGCTCGCGCTCTGCGACCCCCGCTCGCGTGAGTACGCCGGCGTGGCCAGCGTGGGACTCGACGACGAGGCCGTCGCGTTCCTCGACGACCCGGCGACGACGCGGGACATGGCTGTGGCGGGGTTCGACCGGGACCGGCCCCCGCAGAGCCTCGCGGAGCTGCCGGTGGCGCCACGGGACCTCCCGACCTGGGACCGGTGCCTCGGGCCCGCGGGCTTCCACGAGTGCCTCGGCGTCCCGCTCTTCGCGCCGGGCCGGCTCCACGTGGGGCACCTGACCCTGCTCTACCGCAGCGGGGAGCCGCCCCCCGAGGTGGCGCGGGAGCGGCTCGGGACGCTCGCCCCGGCGATCGCCCGCGGCCTGTCGCCCGTGCTGTCGCTCGCCGTCGGGGCCCGCATCGCGCACGGCGCGGCCGCGGGGGTCGTGCTGCTCCGCGACGGCTCCGTCTGTGCGTTGCCGGGGCTCGGTGGCCACCTGCTGCTGGAGCCCGTCTCGTCCGTCGTGCAGCTCGCGCGGCGTGCCCTCGGGCGGGGCGACGTGTTCCGGTCGTTCCTCTGGCCGTCCGACGGCAGCAGGGGCGGTGCCTCGTCGTACGTGCGCCTGACGGTGCTGGCCGCCACGGACGCCCCGCCGTTCGTGGTCGGGACCGTGCTCGTGACGCTCGAGGCCGACTGCCAGGGCCTGACCGCGCGCGAGCTCGAGGTGCTCGGCCTGCTGGTCGAGGGGCTGTCCAACCACGAGATCGCCGACCGCCTCGTGGTGGCGCAGCGCACCGTCGCCGCCCACGTCGAGCACGTGCTGCACAAGCTGGACGTGCCGACCCGGACGCTGGCCGCGCTCCGGGCGGAGCGGGAGGGGTGCTACGTCCCGGCCGCCCCGCCCCGCCCTGCCCCGCCCGCGACACCGGTACGCCGCTGA
- a CDS encoding glutathione-independent formaldehyde dehydrogenase, giving the protein MKAVVYEGPRQVSVKEVPDARIERATDMLVRVTSANICGSDLHMYEGRTDFETGRWFGHENLGEVIEVGDGVDKIQVGDYVVLPFNIACGHCKNCERQLTNYCLTAQPEPSMAGAAYGFADMGPYGGGQAELLRVPWGDFNCLRLGEDAQERQTDYVMLADIFPTGYHATEMAGVKPGDQTVIYGAGPVGLMAALSATIRGASKVMVVDRNPDRLRLAESIGAIAIDDSAVDPVQAVLDQTMGLGADNGCECVGYQAHEPDGQEYANLTMNRLVASVRFTGTIGCVGVFVPEDPGASDELAKQGKLAFDYGMFWFKGQHLGSGQAPVKKYNRALRDLIAAGKAEPSFIVSHELPLDQAPEAYEHFDRRDEGWTKVVLHPNGVGA; this is encoded by the coding sequence ATGAAGGCAGTCGTGTACGAAGGTCCCCGCCAGGTCAGCGTCAAGGAGGTCCCCGACGCCCGCATCGAGCGGGCCACCGACATGCTGGTGCGCGTCACCTCCGCCAACATCTGCGGCTCCGACCTGCACATGTACGAGGGGCGCACCGACTTCGAGACAGGGCGCTGGTTCGGGCACGAGAACCTCGGCGAGGTGATCGAGGTCGGCGACGGCGTCGACAAGATCCAGGTCGGCGACTACGTCGTGCTGCCGTTCAACATCGCCTGCGGGCACTGCAAGAACTGCGAGCGCCAGCTCACCAACTACTGCCTCACCGCGCAGCCCGAGCCGTCGATGGCGGGCGCCGCCTACGGCTTCGCCGACATGGGTCCGTACGGCGGCGGGCAGGCCGAGCTGCTGCGCGTGCCGTGGGGCGACTTCAACTGCCTGCGCCTGGGCGAGGACGCGCAGGAGCGCCAGACCGACTACGTGATGCTCGCCGACATCTTCCCCACGGGCTACCACGCCACCGAGATGGCCGGGGTGAAGCCGGGTGACCAGACGGTGATCTACGGAGCCGGGCCCGTCGGGCTCATGGCGGCCCTGTCCGCCACCATCCGCGGCGCCAGCAAGGTGATGGTCGTCGACCGGAACCCCGACCGGCTGCGGCTCGCCGAGTCCATCGGCGCCATCGCCATCGACGACTCCGCCGTCGACCCGGTGCAGGCCGTGCTCGACCAGACGATGGGGCTCGGCGCCGACAACGGCTGCGAGTGCGTGGGCTACCAGGCGCACGAGCCGGACGGGCAGGAGTACGCCAACCTGACGATGAACCGGCTCGTCGCCTCCGTGCGCTTCACCGGCACCATCGGGTGCGTCGGCGTCTTCGTGCCCGAGGACCCGGGGGCCAGCGACGAGCTGGCGAAGCAGGGCAAGCTGGCCTTCGACTACGGCATGTTCTGGTTCAAGGGCCAGCACCTCGGCAGCGGCCAGGCGCCCGTCAAAAAGTACAACCGCGCGCTGCGGGACCTCATCGCCGCCGGGAAGGCCGAGCCGTCGTTCATCGTCAGCCACGAGCTGCCGCTCGACCAGGCGCCGGAGGCCTACGAGCACTTCGACCGCCGCGACGAGGGCTGGACGAAGGTCGTGCTCCACCCGAACGGGGTCGGCGCCTGA
- a CDS encoding NADP-dependent oxidoreductase → MRAIGVSEYGGPEALHEIDLPAEPLGPGQVRVRVRAAAVNPTDTYVVNGARNRSGAPHDTADVPGMDVAGELLEVGPEVATDLSPGDAVMGVVVPRDQHGAYREDLVLPAGSVTRAPAGTSYAEAATLPMNGLTAIRALDQLALAPGQVLAVTGAAGALGGYVIPLAKRAGLVVVADAAEKDVELVRSFGADHVVARGEDVADRIREAFPDGVDGLVDGAVQDEQVLPAVKDGGGVATVRFWKGDGNDRLRFHPVVVAEVAERHDWLEQLRELAEAGVLALRVADVVPAERASEAHERLAAGGVRGRLVLDLG, encoded by the coding sequence ATGCGAGCCATCGGAGTGAGCGAGTACGGCGGGCCGGAGGCCCTGCACGAGATCGACCTCCCGGCGGAGCCCCTGGGCCCGGGGCAGGTCCGTGTGCGCGTGCGGGCCGCTGCGGTGAACCCGACCGACACCTACGTCGTCAACGGGGCGCGCAACCGCTCGGGGGCACCGCACGACACGGCCGACGTGCCGGGGATGGACGTCGCCGGGGAGCTGCTCGAGGTCGGCCCCGAGGTCGCGACCGACCTGTCCCCCGGCGACGCCGTCATGGGCGTCGTCGTGCCGCGCGACCAGCACGGGGCGTACCGCGAGGACCTCGTGCTGCCCGCCGGCTCCGTCACGCGGGCGCCGGCGGGCACCTCGTACGCCGAGGCCGCGACCCTGCCGATGAACGGCCTCACCGCGATCCGCGCCCTGGACCAGCTGGCGCTCGCCCCCGGGCAGGTCCTCGCCGTGACGGGGGCCGCCGGTGCCCTCGGCGGCTACGTCATCCCCCTGGCCAAGCGTGCCGGGCTCGTCGTCGTCGCGGACGCCGCCGAGAAGGACGTCGAGCTCGTCCGCTCGTTCGGCGCCGACCACGTCGTCGCCCGCGGCGAGGACGTGGCCGACCGGATCCGCGAGGCCTTCCCCGACGGGGTCGACGGCCTCGTCGACGGCGCCGTGCAGGACGAGCAGGTGCTCCCCGCCGTCAAGGACGGCGGCGGGGTGGCGACCGTGCGGTTCTGGAAGGGCGACGGCAACGACCGGCTGCGCTTCCACCCCGTCGTCGTGGCCGAGGTCGCCGAGCGGCACGACTGGCTGGAGCAGCTGCGCGAGCTCGCCGAGGCCGGCGTGCTCGCGCTGCGCGTCGCCGACGTCGTACCGGCGGAGCGGGCGAGCGAGGCGCACGAGCGGCTGGCGGCCGGCGGGGTGCGCGGGCGGCTGGTGCTCGACCTCGGGTGA